A genomic region of Mycolicibacterium poriferae contains the following coding sequences:
- a CDS encoding alpha/beta fold hydrolase — MIDQHSVLVDGLVTGYLDAGNGEPVVLLHGGEFGVNARIGWEHTIEALAQRYRVLAPDMLGFGESAKVVDFTDGRGMRIRHLARFCEVMGIDSAHFVGNSMGAINILVDATSEVPVLPVRSIVAICGGGEILRNEHVNALYDYDATLEGMRRIVTALFHDASYPADESYVRRRYDSSIAPGAWESLAAARFRRPGLEPPATPSSSRAYERITVPALVVEGGADKLLPAGWAAEIAGQIKHGCSAVIDGAGHCPQIEQPDVVNALLLDFFEGIGNE; from the coding sequence GTGATCGACCAGCACAGCGTGCTGGTCGACGGTCTGGTCACCGGCTACCTGGACGCCGGAAACGGCGAACCGGTGGTGCTGCTGCACGGCGGGGAGTTCGGTGTCAACGCGCGGATCGGGTGGGAACACACCATCGAGGCGCTGGCACAGCGATACCGGGTGCTCGCGCCGGACATGCTCGGCTTCGGTGAGTCGGCCAAGGTCGTCGACTTCACCGACGGTCGCGGCATGCGGATCCGGCACCTCGCCCGCTTCTGCGAGGTGATGGGGATCGACTCGGCGCATTTCGTCGGGAATTCGATGGGTGCCATCAACATCCTCGTCGACGCCACCTCCGAGGTGCCGGTGTTGCCGGTGCGCAGCATCGTGGCCATCTGTGGTGGCGGCGAGATCCTGCGCAACGAGCACGTCAACGCACTCTATGACTACGACGCCACCCTCGAGGGGATGCGCAGGATCGTCACGGCCTTGTTCCATGACGCGTCGTACCCGGCCGACGAGAGCTATGTGCGACGGCGCTATGACTCGAGCATCGCGCCGGGAGCGTGGGAATCGCTGGCAGCAGCGCGTTTTCGCCGTCCCGGCCTGGAGCCGCCGGCTACTCCGAGCAGTTCGCGTGCCTACGAGCGCATCACCGTGCCGGCCCTCGTGGTGGAAGGCGGTGCCGACAAGCTGCTCCCCGCGGGGTGGGCTGCCGAGATCGCCGGTCAGATCAAACACGGGTGCAGCGCCGTGATCGACGGTGCCGGGCACTGTCCGCAGATCGAGCAGCCCGACGTGGTCAACGCGCTTCTGTTGGATTTCTTCGAAGGGATCGGGAACGAATGA
- a CDS encoding cyclase family protein translates to MADSMSDFRRMADDVRNWGRWGDADEIGTLNFITADKVAEAAATVKQGKVISLGGDFSAGGPQGAFKFRQNPQHVMTVDGGDASTLVEYGPQWLRNAVASDVSAFFADNPFRFNDDLIVMPLQAATQWDALSHVYYEDKLYNGFPADSVTSFGAFHCGIDKVDAKGITSRGVLLDVVAHRGAEVFCEPGVPITPAELDDVVAAQNVEIRSGDVVVVHTGWWTRFLSTGDGAEAGSGLHWTCAAWLHEHQVAAVAADNLMVEDPDPGHGVDGTFLPMHMLCLRDMGLMLGEYWDLGPLAADCAADHVYEFQLVAPPLKVVGAVGAPVSPIAIK, encoded by the coding sequence ATGGCCGACAGCATGAGCGACTTCCGCCGGATGGCCGACGACGTACGCAACTGGGGTCGCTGGGGTGACGCCGACGAGATCGGCACGCTGAACTTCATCACCGCCGACAAGGTGGCCGAGGCGGCCGCTACCGTCAAGCAGGGCAAGGTGATCTCACTCGGCGGTGACTTCAGCGCCGGAGGACCGCAGGGTGCCTTCAAGTTCCGGCAGAACCCGCAGCACGTCATGACGGTCGACGGCGGAGACGCCTCGACATTGGTGGAATACGGGCCGCAATGGTTGCGCAACGCCGTGGCCTCGGACGTCAGCGCGTTCTTCGCCGACAACCCGTTCCGCTTCAACGACGACCTCATCGTGATGCCGTTGCAGGCGGCAACCCAGTGGGACGCGCTGTCACACGTGTACTACGAGGACAAGCTCTACAACGGATTTCCGGCCGACTCGGTGACCAGCTTCGGCGCCTTTCACTGCGGCATCGACAAGGTGGATGCCAAGGGCATCACCTCGCGGGGCGTGCTGCTCGATGTGGTCGCTCACCGTGGCGCCGAGGTGTTCTGCGAACCGGGCGTGCCCATCACCCCGGCCGAACTCGACGACGTGGTCGCCGCGCAGAACGTCGAGATCCGTTCCGGTGACGTCGTCGTCGTGCACACGGGATGGTGGACCCGATTCCTGTCGACCGGAGACGGTGCCGAGGCGGGCTCCGGCCTGCACTGGACGTGCGCCGCCTGGCTGCACGAGCACCAGGTCGCGGCGGTGGCCGCGGACAACCTGATGGTCGAGGACCCCGATCCGGGCCACGGCGTGGACGGGACGTTCCTGCCGATGCACATGTTGTGCCTGCGCGACATGGGATTGATGCTCGGCGAGTACTGGGACCTCGGTCCCCTGGCGGCTGACTGCGCCGCCGATCACGTGTACGAATTTCAGCTCGTCGCGCCGCCGCTGAAGGTGGTCGGTGCGGTGGGAGCACCTGTCAGCCCGATTGCGATCAAGTGA
- a CDS encoding coniferyl-alcohol dehydrogenase → MTAFDELVRYDGRHVVVTGCASGIGAQVAHQLGRLGARVTQLDLRAPTESSGGRYVPLDLADHESVAAAAAAIEGDVDALFNVAGVSSGIGDPLLVVRINFLGMRQFTEALIDRMPVGAAITNVSSLAASGYRENADVTAGLLRTRSVDEGLRWCAQNPEALADGGYRLSKEAIILYGMRQVADFGARGVRINCTAPGVTETPILDQLRSAYGQQFLDSFTAPLGRVSNADEQAAALVFLGSRAAGYISGQVLWADGGILAQRFADTLHDASETAQAVQGS, encoded by the coding sequence GTGACGGCGTTCGACGAGCTGGTGCGCTACGACGGCAGGCACGTCGTCGTCACCGGGTGCGCATCCGGAATCGGAGCGCAAGTCGCGCACCAGCTCGGCCGACTCGGCGCCCGTGTCACGCAGTTGGACCTGCGGGCGCCGACCGAGAGCTCCGGCGGCCGGTACGTCCCCCTCGATCTGGCGGATCACGAATCTGTCGCCGCGGCCGCTGCCGCGATCGAGGGCGACGTCGATGCGCTGTTCAATGTCGCCGGGGTGTCCTCGGGCATCGGCGATCCGCTGCTGGTGGTCCGGATCAACTTCCTGGGTATGCGGCAGTTCACCGAGGCGCTGATCGACCGCATGCCAGTCGGTGCAGCGATCACGAACGTGTCGTCCCTGGCGGCCTCCGGTTACCGCGAGAACGCCGACGTCACCGCAGGTCTGCTGCGGACCCGATCGGTGGACGAGGGGTTGCGCTGGTGCGCCCAGAACCCCGAAGCCCTCGCGGACGGCGGGTACCGGCTGTCCAAGGAAGCGATCATCCTCTACGGCATGAGACAGGTGGCCGACTTCGGCGCCCGGGGCGTCCGGATCAACTGCACGGCGCCCGGGGTGACCGAGACCCCGATCCTCGACCAGCTGAGATCGGCCTACGGACAGCAGTTTCTCGACTCGTTCACCGCCCCGCTGGGTCGCGTCTCGAATGCCGACGAGCAGGCCGCCGCTCTGGTGTTCCTCGGCAGCAGGGCAGCCGGATACATCTCCGGTCAGGTGCTGTGGGCCGACGGCGGAATCCTCGCCCAGCGGTTCGCGGACACACTCCACGATGCCAGCGAGACCGCGCAAGCAGTGCAAGGGAGTTGA
- a CDS encoding 3-carboxyethylcatechol 2,3-dioxygenase: protein MSHSPLLNLPGPSRELLDDIEAAVDGARAFVAEFDPDLVVTFSPDHYNGFFYRAMPPFCIGTSAEGVGDYGTHKGPLDVPADLATDCARAVLEADVDVAISAAMDVDHGTVQPLQKLFGDATAKPVIPIFINSVATPLGPLRRVRALGTAVGRHLATLGRRVLVIGSGGLSHDPPVPTLATAPPAALQRIVHGVPMTDEQRQARQTAVVAAAREFASGAGALAPLNPAWDHAFLDLLDSQRLSEVDAWDNGWIAEQAGNSAHEVRTWVAAFAALAAQGSYRTADRFYRAAPELIAGFAIRTAVTTP from the coding sequence ATGTCGCACAGTCCGCTTCTGAATCTTCCGGGACCGTCACGCGAACTCCTCGATGACATCGAGGCGGCCGTCGACGGCGCTCGCGCGTTCGTCGCCGAGTTCGACCCCGACCTCGTGGTCACCTTCTCCCCGGACCACTACAACGGATTCTTCTACCGGGCGATGCCGCCGTTCTGCATCGGCACGTCCGCCGAGGGGGTCGGCGACTACGGCACCCACAAGGGTCCTCTCGACGTTCCCGCCGATCTCGCCACCGACTGTGCGCGAGCGGTTCTCGAGGCCGACGTCGACGTCGCGATCTCTGCGGCGATGGATGTCGACCATGGCACCGTGCAGCCCCTGCAGAAGCTGTTCGGCGACGCCACGGCCAAGCCGGTGATCCCGATATTCATCAATTCGGTGGCGACGCCGCTCGGGCCGCTGCGCCGAGTGCGCGCTCTGGGTACCGCCGTCGGCCGCCATCTGGCGACCCTCGGCCGACGTGTGCTCGTCATCGGTTCCGGCGGGCTCTCGCACGATCCGCCGGTGCCGACCCTGGCCACCGCGCCGCCGGCGGCACTGCAGCGCATCGTGCACGGCGTCCCGATGACCGACGAGCAACGACAGGCCCGCCAGACCGCCGTCGTGGCGGCGGCTCGGGAGTTCGCGTCCGGGGCAGGAGCGCTGGCGCCCCTCAACCCTGCATGGGACCACGCATTTCTCGACCTGCTCGATAGTCAGCGCCTCTCCGAGGTCGACGCGTGGGACAACGGCTGGATCGCCGAGCAGGCAGGCAATTCCGCGCACGAGGTGCGGACCTGGGTGGCCGCGTTCGCGGCGCTGGCGGCCCAGGGCAGCTATCGGACGGCTGACCGCTTCTACCGAGCGGCGCCGGAGCTGATCGCCGGCTTCGCGATCAGAACGGCGGTGACGACACCATGA
- a CDS encoding NADPH-dependent FMN reductase codes for MTTTPQPFIVGLGGTLRANSSTERALRHCLAAVERQGGRTRLFAAEELDLPMYAPHELERTPRALELVKALRDADAVVVGSPGYHGAVSGLVKNALDYIEDLREDPRVYLDNTPWGCISCAYGWQAAVGTLTQLRSIGHALRAWPTPLGVAINSADAVWAPSGELADTAQGRAVADQLELLASQLLAFAQTTQVPA; via the coding sequence GTGACAACCACACCTCAACCGTTCATCGTCGGCCTCGGCGGAACCCTGCGCGCCAACTCGTCGACCGAGCGCGCGCTGCGCCACTGCCTGGCCGCGGTGGAACGACAGGGCGGGCGGACCAGGTTGTTCGCCGCCGAGGAACTCGACCTGCCGATGTACGCACCGCACGAACTCGAACGGACCCCGCGGGCACTGGAGTTGGTGAAGGCGCTGCGGGACGCCGACGCTGTCGTCGTGGGCTCGCCCGGCTACCACGGCGCGGTCTCCGGCCTGGTCAAGAATGCGCTCGACTACATCGAAGATCTTCGTGAAGACCCTCGCGTCTATCTCGACAACACGCCGTGGGGTTGCATCAGCTGTGCCTACGGCTGGCAGGCCGCGGTCGGGACGCTGACGCAGCTGCGGAGCATCGGCCACGCGTTGCGCGCCTGGCCGACGCCGCTGGGCGTCGCCATCAACTCCGCCGATGCGGTCTGGGCGCCCTCGGGTGAACTCGCCGACACCGCACAGGGCAGGGCGGTGGCCGATCAGCTGGAACTGCTGGCTTCTCAACTGCTCGCCTTCGCGCAGACCACACAGGTGCCGGCGTGA
- a CDS encoding alpha/beta fold hydrolase: MTEYESVWSDLQGVAFSQGYLDAGGVRTRYLHAGDPAAPVLVFLHGSGGHAEAYIRNLEAHAEHFSTYSIDMLGHGYTDKPGHPLEIAHYMNHLAAVLDTLGVDKAHISGESLGGWVASRFAVDHADRVDRLVLNTAGGSQADPEVMKRIVTLSMAAAENPTWETVQARIKWLMADKTKDYDDIVASRQRVYRQPGFASAMRDIMALQDPEIRARNLLGANDYGAIAAPTLVVWTSDDPTADVAEGRRIASMIPGARFEVMAGCGHWPQYEDPKTFDRLHLDFLLGRR; encoded by the coding sequence GTGACGGAATACGAGAGCGTGTGGAGCGACCTGCAGGGTGTCGCGTTCTCGCAGGGCTACCTCGACGCCGGGGGAGTCCGCACCCGGTATCTGCACGCCGGGGATCCGGCGGCGCCGGTATTGGTGTTCCTGCACGGCTCCGGCGGACATGCTGAGGCCTACATCCGCAATCTCGAGGCGCACGCCGAGCACTTCTCGACCTACTCGATCGACATGCTCGGCCACGGCTACACCGACAAACCCGGGCATCCCCTCGAGATCGCTCATTACATGAATCATCTTGCCGCGGTGCTGGATACCCTCGGCGTGGACAAGGCCCACATCAGCGGTGAGTCCCTCGGGGGGTGGGTGGCGTCGCGGTTCGCCGTCGACCACGCCGATCGGGTCGACCGACTGGTGCTCAACACGGCCGGCGGTTCACAGGCCGATCCGGAAGTGATGAAACGCATCGTCACGTTGTCGATGGCTGCCGCGGAGAACCCCACCTGGGAGACCGTGCAGGCGCGCATCAAATGGCTGATGGCCGACAAGACCAAGGACTACGACGACATTGTCGCCAGTCGACAGCGCGTCTACCGTCAGCCCGGGTTCGCCTCGGCCATGCGTGACATCATGGCGCTGCAGGATCCCGAGATCAGGGCCCGAAACCTGCTCGGAGCCAACGATTACGGCGCGATCGCCGCCCCGACCCTGGTGGTGTGGACCAGTGACGATCCGACCGCCGACGTCGCGGAGGGGCGCCGGATCGCCTCGATGATCCCCGGCGCCCGGTTCGAGGTGATGGCCGGGTGCGGACACTGGCCCCAATACGAAGATCCCAAGACCTTCGATCGGCTGCACCTGGACTTCCTGCTGGGGCGCAGATGA
- a CDS encoding bifunctional 3-(3-hydroxy-phenyl)propionate/3-hydroxycinnamic acid hydroxylase — MTVAAAKGDRNTDTDTDTDVVIVGAGPSGLTLANILGLQGVHTLVVDERDTLIDYPRGVGLDDESLRTFQSIGLVDRVLPHTVPNQILRFFDGKRRLLAEMAPPDARFGWPKRNGFVQPMVDAELHSGLDRFDCVEVRFGHRMHTCVETTNGVTVEFADGQPAVRARYVVGCDGGRSATRRLMGVSFDGTTSSTRWLVVDCANDPLGHPNSEVGADPRRPYVSIAIAHGIRRFEFMIHPDETDEEADDPAFVRRMLGQLVPYPERVDMIRHRVYTHHSRIASSFRKGRLMLAGDAAHLMPVWQGQGYNSGIRDAANLGWKLAAVVTGKAGDDLLDTYDTERRKHARAMIDLSTMVGRVISPTNRRVAALRDRVIHAASVVPSLKRYVLEMRFKPMPRYQQGAVCHTESGSPNSPTGTLFIQPRVDTRDTQNAMLDDLLGSGFAVLCWSNNLRAVLGEPAFGRWKALGARFVEARPMTQLPWTGHDDPEVVIVGDRTGALKSWFDVYPDSVLFLRPDRCIAGACIAQRAPEMSEALTRVLHLTQGGGSGTDGATTDGKSDRAVLHVAQSASESSGTVTRTPR; from the coding sequence ATGACTGTGGCCGCGGCTAAGGGGGATCGGAACACCGACACCGACACCGACACCGACGTCGTCATCGTCGGCGCCGGCCCCTCGGGCCTCACGTTGGCCAACATCCTCGGGCTGCAGGGGGTCCACACCCTCGTCGTCGACGAGCGGGACACGCTGATCGACTATCCGCGCGGCGTCGGTCTCGACGACGAATCGCTGCGCACCTTCCAGTCGATCGGCCTGGTCGACCGTGTATTGCCGCACACCGTGCCCAACCAGATCCTGCGGTTCTTCGACGGCAAACGCCGACTGCTCGCCGAGATGGCGCCGCCCGATGCCCGCTTCGGCTGGCCCAAGCGCAACGGATTCGTCCAGCCGATGGTCGATGCCGAGTTGCACTCCGGCCTCGACCGGTTCGACTGCGTCGAGGTGCGATTCGGACACCGCATGCATACCTGCGTCGAGACGACAAACGGTGTCACCGTCGAATTCGCCGACGGACAGCCGGCCGTGCGCGCGCGTTACGTCGTGGGCTGCGACGGCGGGCGCAGTGCCACCCGGCGCCTGATGGGCGTGTCGTTCGACGGCACCACCTCGTCGACCCGATGGCTGGTGGTCGACTGCGCCAACGACCCACTCGGACATCCCAACAGCGAGGTCGGCGCCGATCCCCGGCGACCTTACGTGTCGATCGCGATTGCCCATGGCATCCGCCGATTCGAATTCATGATCCACCCCGACGAGACCGACGAGGAGGCCGACGACCCGGCTTTCGTGCGGCGGATGTTGGGGCAGCTGGTGCCCTATCCGGAGCGCGTCGACATGATTCGGCACCGGGTTTACACCCATCACTCCCGCATCGCCTCGTCGTTCCGCAAGGGCCGGCTGATGCTGGCCGGCGACGCGGCACACCTGATGCCGGTGTGGCAGGGCCAGGGCTACAACAGCGGCATCCGCGATGCCGCCAACCTCGGCTGGAAGCTCGCCGCGGTGGTGACCGGCAAGGCGGGCGACGACCTGCTCGACACCTATGACACCGAGCGCCGCAAGCATGCACGGGCGATGATCGATCTGTCGACGATGGTCGGGCGGGTCATCTCCCCGACGAACCGGCGGGTGGCGGCACTGCGCGACCGGGTCATCCACGCCGCATCCGTCGTCCCGAGCTTGAAGCGCTACGTCCTGGAGATGCGGTTCAAACCGATGCCGCGCTACCAGCAGGGCGCGGTGTGCCACACCGAGAGCGGGTCGCCCAACTCCCCGACGGGCACGCTGTTCATCCAGCCCCGCGTCGACACCCGCGATACCCAGAACGCGATGCTCGACGATCTCCTGGGTAGCGGTTTCGCCGTGCTGTGCTGGAGCAACAACCTGCGCGCCGTGCTCGGCGAACCGGCATTTGGACGCTGGAAGGCGTTGGGCGCGAGATTTGTCGAGGCGAGACCGATGACTCAGCTGCCGTGGACGGGCCATGACGACCCCGAGGTGGTCATCGTCGGTGACCGCACCGGTGCGCTGAAGTCCTGGTTCGACGTCTACCCCGATTCGGTGCTGTTCCTACGGCCGGATCGCTGCATCGCCGGCGCCTGCATCGCCCAACGCGCGCCCGAGATGTCCGAAGCCTTGACCCGTGTGCTGCATCTGACCCAGGGAGGAGGCTCCGGTACCGATGGCGCCACCACAGACGGAAAGTCAGATCGCGCTGTGCTGCATGTCGCACAGTCCGCTTCTGAATCTTCCGGGACCGTCACGCGAACTCCTCGATGA
- a CDS encoding SDR family NAD(P)-dependent oxidoreductase: MTDELAGKVAIVTGGASGIGRGIAERFAAEGAGVVIADVRDDLGAELVDKLNSAGHRTTYRHTDVGDQTQVGELVASAVSAFGGLHVMVNNAGISSPLRKGLFAEDFEEFDRVMRVNLLGVMAGTREAARHMADNGGGSIINLGSIGGIQAGGGVSTYRASKAAIIHFSKCAAIELAHYEVRVNCLAPGNIPTPILATSATDEDRERLERFEARIRQQMRDDRPLKREGTAEDVAEAALYLATARSRYVTGTVLPVDGGTVAGKVMVRKSDRASD; this comes from the coding sequence ATGACGGACGAGCTGGCGGGCAAGGTCGCGATCGTCACCGGTGGCGCGTCCGGGATCGGACGCGGTATCGCCGAGCGGTTCGCCGCGGAGGGTGCCGGCGTGGTCATCGCCGACGTCCGTGACGACCTCGGCGCCGAACTGGTGGACAAGCTGAACTCAGCCGGGCATCGGACGACCTACCGCCACACCGATGTCGGTGATCAGACGCAGGTCGGCGAGCTGGTGGCGTCGGCGGTGTCCGCATTCGGCGGGCTGCATGTGATGGTCAACAACGCCGGCATCTCCAGCCCGCTGCGAAAAGGGCTGTTCGCCGAGGACTTCGAGGAGTTCGACCGTGTCATGCGGGTCAATCTGCTCGGCGTGATGGCCGGCACCCGCGAGGCCGCCCGGCACATGGCCGACAACGGCGGCGGGTCGATCATCAATCTCGGCTCGATCGGCGGCATCCAGGCCGGCGGGGGTGTGTCCACCTATCGGGCATCCAAGGCGGCCATCATCCACTTCAGCAAGTGCGCGGCGATCGAATTGGCGCACTACGAGGTGCGGGTCAACTGCCTGGCCCCGGGCAACATCCCCACCCCGATCCTGGCCACGTCGGCCACCGACGAGGACCGTGAACGCCTGGAGCGGTTCGAGGCCCGCATTCGTCAGCAGATGCGCGACGATCGGCCGCTGAAGAGGGAGGGGACCGCCGAGGACGTGGCCGAAGCGGCGCTCTACCTGGCGACGGCCCGGTCACGTTACGTCACTGGCACTGTGCTGCCCGTGGACGGCGGAACCGTCGCAGGAAAGGTCATGGTTCGTAAGTCCGACAGGGCGAGCGACTGA
- a CDS encoding FAD-binding protein, whose translation MTTDTERPFDRVTDVLVVGSGGGGMTAALTAHAAGLDTLVVEKASRFGGSTALSGGGIWVPGAPSQRREGHVPDPEQVFTYLKTITEGTVSDARLRTYVEAAPEMMEFLEKLSPWLEFVWKPGYADYYPELPGGSALGSTINVPEIDLRALGDEEQHLLAPLALAPKGIWFAPKDLRLFYQVRQSWQGKVVLLKLVWRMFRARVSGERMAAIGQSLAARLRLAMKQENVPLWLDAPMTELITDVDGAVAGAVVEMDGRQLRVQARRGVVLASGGFDHDMAWRLQHLPELKRIEEMPGDATDWSFGNPAATGDGIRAGEKVGGATSLLDEAWWFPAICWPDGRLQFMLNERMMPAQFVVNGDGVRFINEAAPYMDFAHAMIEGQRSGVTHIPCWLITDIRSFHRYVVGGHLPIPKVPFAPVPTGRTVPQAWLDSGVVKQGSSWEELAAAIGVPGDRLRATAERFNELARRGHDDDFNRGDSAYDNYYGDPTLPNPNLHPLGDPPYYAFQIILGDLGTSGGLRTDEYARVLRADDSVVAGLYAVGNASAAVMGRSYAGAGATIGPAMTFGYVAARHMADTTPGAAGRSTSAEPDSAIDSPGTSRR comes from the coding sequence ATGACAACGGACACGGAACGGCCGTTCGACCGCGTCACCGATGTGCTGGTGGTCGGCTCGGGAGGTGGCGGTATGACGGCGGCCCTGACCGCCCACGCGGCCGGGCTCGACACGCTGGTCGTGGAGAAGGCATCCCGCTTCGGTGGCTCCACGGCGTTGTCCGGAGGGGGGATCTGGGTGCCGGGCGCGCCCTCGCAACGCCGGGAGGGGCACGTGCCCGATCCGGAGCAGGTGTTCACCTACCTCAAGACGATCACCGAGGGCACCGTCAGCGATGCGCGGTTACGCACGTATGTCGAGGCCGCTCCGGAGATGATGGAATTCCTCGAAAAGCTCAGTCCCTGGCTGGAATTCGTATGGAAGCCCGGTTACGCCGACTACTATCCCGAACTGCCCGGCGGTTCCGCTCTGGGTAGCACGATCAACGTGCCCGAAATAGATCTGCGCGCACTCGGTGACGAGGAACAACACCTGCTGGCGCCGCTGGCGTTGGCGCCGAAGGGCATCTGGTTCGCACCCAAGGATCTGCGGCTGTTCTACCAGGTTCGGCAGTCCTGGCAGGGCAAAGTCGTGCTGCTGAAACTGGTGTGGCGCATGTTCCGGGCGCGGGTATCCGGTGAGCGGATGGCGGCGATCGGCCAGTCACTGGCTGCCAGGCTGCGACTGGCGATGAAGCAGGAGAACGTGCCGCTGTGGCTCGACGCGCCGATGACCGAGCTGATCACCGACGTCGACGGTGCCGTGGCCGGCGCGGTCGTCGAGATGGACGGCCGGCAGCTCCGGGTGCAGGCCAGGCGTGGCGTGGTGCTGGCCAGCGGTGGCTTCGATCACGACATGGCCTGGCGGCTACAGCATCTTCCGGAACTCAAGCGGATCGAGGAGATGCCCGGCGACGCAACGGACTGGAGCTTCGGCAATCCGGCTGCCACCGGGGATGGGATCCGGGCCGGCGAGAAGGTCGGCGGTGCCACGTCACTGCTCGACGAGGCCTGGTGGTTCCCCGCCATCTGCTGGCCGGACGGGCGCCTGCAGTTCATGCTCAACGAACGGATGATGCCGGCGCAGTTCGTGGTCAACGGCGACGGTGTGCGCTTCATCAACGAAGCGGCGCCCTACATGGATTTCGCCCACGCCATGATCGAAGGTCAGCGCTCGGGGGTGACCCACATCCCGTGCTGGCTGATCACCGACATCCGGTCATTTCACCGGTATGTGGTGGGCGGACATCTCCCGATCCCCAAGGTGCCGTTCGCGCCGGTGCCGACAGGACGCACGGTGCCCCAGGCCTGGCTGGATTCCGGTGTGGTCAAGCAGGGTTCCAGCTGGGAGGAACTCGCGGCGGCGATCGGAGTGCCGGGCGACCGGTTGCGCGCGACCGCCGAGCGGTTCAACGAACTGGCCCGCCGGGGCCACGACGACGACTTCAACCGCGGGGACAGCGCCTACGACAACTATTACGGCGACCCGACCCTGCCGAACCCGAATCTGCACCCGCTGGGGGATCCGCCCTACTACGCCTTCCAGATCATCCTCGGTGATCTCGGAACGTCGGGCGGTCTGCGCACCGACGAGTACGCGCGGGTGCTCCGCGCCGACGACAGCGTGGTCGCCGGCCTGTACGCCGTCGGTAACGCATCCGCGGCGGTGATGGGGCGCAGCTATGCCGGCGCGGGGGCGACCATCGGCCCGGCCATGACGTTCGGTTATGTCGCCGCCCGGCACATGGCCGACACCACCCCGGGGGCGGCCGGCCGGTCGACCTCTGCCGAACCCGACTCAGCCATCGATTCACCCGGAACTTCAAGGAGGTAA
- a CDS encoding LLM class flavin-dependent oxidoreductase: MKISLFYEFPLPRPWSEDDEHQLFQHGLTEVEAADKAGFSTVWLTEHHFLEEYCHSTAPEMFLAAASQRTKNVRLGFGVMHLLPNINPPARIAERVATLDHLSNGRVEYGTGEGSSVAELGGFNVDPADKRAQWEEALEVSIRCMTEEPFSGFKGEHVEMPARNVVPKPLQKPHPPVWVACTRPSSVEMAAQKAIGALSFAYTGPEALKERVDGYYRDFEEQGAPVTPAINPNILAIGGDLSMMVAKSDEEALKRLGTGGGFFSFGIMHYYLTGMHTPGRTKVWERYQEAVKEDPTLAYGPGRGAIGSPDTVREFLRGYEASGVDEIILLLNPRSHEGTMESIEIMGNEILPEFIERDEKAVADKAKRLEPVIEKVEARRRPSEAPLFDETYAFGGLPTGRNKFTAGEIPEAMAEINEGRVKAAQQEKAAREAAG; the protein is encoded by the coding sequence ATGAAAATTTCCCTGTTCTACGAATTCCCGCTGCCCCGACCGTGGTCGGAGGACGACGAACACCAGCTGTTCCAGCACGGCCTGACCGAGGTCGAGGCGGCCGACAAGGCAGGGTTCTCCACGGTGTGGCTCACCGAGCACCACTTCCTCGAGGAGTACTGCCACTCGACGGCGCCGGAGATGTTCCTCGCTGCGGCCAGCCAGCGCACCAAGAACGTCCGGCTGGGTTTCGGGGTCATGCATCTGCTGCCGAACATCAACCCGCCGGCACGTATCGCCGAGCGTGTCGCCACCCTCGACCACCTGTCCAACGGCCGGGTGGAATACGGCACCGGCGAGGGCTCCTCGGTGGCCGAGCTCGGCGGCTTCAACGTCGACCCGGCCGACAAGCGGGCACAGTGGGAGGAGGCGCTCGAGGTCTCGATCCGGTGTATGACCGAAGAACCGTTCAGCGGGTTCAAGGGCGAGCACGTCGAGATGCCGGCCCGCAACGTGGTGCCCAAGCCGCTGCAGAAGCCACATCCGCCGGTCTGGGTGGCGTGTACTCGCCCGTCGTCGGTGGAGATGGCCGCACAGAAGGCCATCGGCGCGCTGAGCTTCGCCTACACCGGTCCGGAGGCGCTCAAGGAGCGCGTCGACGGCTACTACCGTGACTTCGAGGAGCAGGGCGCACCGGTCACCCCGGCGATCAATCCGAACATCCTTGCCATCGGCGGAGATCTGTCGATGATGGTGGCCAAGAGCGACGAGGAGGCGCTCAAGCGGCTGGGCACCGGCGGCGGGTTCTTCTCGTTCGGCATCATGCACTACTACCTCACGGGTATGCACACCCCCGGACGGACCAAGGTGTGGGAGCGCTATCAGGAAGCGGTCAAAGAGGATCCGACGCTCGCGTACGGCCCGGGCCGCGGTGCGATCGGTTCGCCCGACACCGTGCGGGAGTTCCTCCGCGGCTACGAGGCCAGCGGCGTGGACGAGATCATCCTGCTGCTCAACCCCCGCAGCCATGAGGGCACCATGGAATCCATCGAGATCATGGGCAACGAGATCCTGCCCGAGTTCATCGAACGCGACGAGAAGGCCGTAGCCGACAAGGCCAAACGGCTGGAACCGGTGATCGAGAAGGTCGAGGCGCGCCGGCGGCCCTCGGAGGCACCGTTGTTCGACGAGACCTACGCCTTCGGCGGACTGCCGACCGGGCGCAACAAGTTCACCGCCGGTGAGATCCCCGAGGCGATGGCCGAGATCAACGAGGGACGCGTCAAGGCCGCGCAGCAGGAGAAGGCGGCGCGGGAAGCCGCGGGCTGA